The following is a genomic window from Amycolatopsis sp. BJA-103.
CGGGTCGAGCAGACTCACGGGCCCGGCGCGCTGACCGGGGGGCAGCGCGGCGGGCGAGGCCATCGGCCGTTCACGCAGGAGGCGAAGAAGCTGCTGGAGAAGAGCCTTCGCGAAGCCATCGATGTCGGCGACAAGCGGATCGAGGCCGAGCACCTCCTGCTCGCGCTGACCGCCGTTCCCGGCCCGGCGGCCGACGTCCTCGCGCAGCGGGGCATCGGCTACCTCGCCGTCCGGCGCCTGCTGGAGCAGCGGGCGGCCAGCTAGCGGGGGCTGAAGGACGCTTTCCCCGCATGTCATGCGGGGAAAGCGCCCTTCGCCGCGTGCGACGCGGGGAAAGTCCCCTTCAGCTCCGTGCGCGCTCGCGCCAGACGACGTACGGCAGGAACGCCTGCGTCAGCGGTCCGATGGCGAGCGCGTAGAGGATCGTGCCGACGCCGACCGTGCCGCCGAGCAGCCAGCCCGCGGCGAGGACGGTGATCTCGATGAGGGTCCGGACGAGGCGGATCGACCTGCCCGTCCGGGCCGCGAGACCGGTCATCAGCCCGTCGCGGGGGCCGGGCCCGAGCCGCGCGCCGACGTAGATCGCGGCGGCGAGACCGTTGAGCACGACGCCGGCGACCAGGTTGACGATCTGCCAGCCGAGGACGTGCTGGTCGGGCAGGAAGATCCGCACGAGGTCCACGGTGAGCGAGATGACCACGATGTTGGCGGCGGTGCCGATGCCGGGCCGCTGCCGCAGGGGGATCCACAGCAGCAGCACCAGGACCGACGCGATCGCGGTGACCGTGCCGAACGACAGGCCGGTGATCTTCATCAGGCCTTCGTGCAGCACGTCCCACGGGTCGAGGCCGAGGCCCGACCTGGTCAGCATGGCCATGCTGGCGCCGTAGAGGGCCAGCCCGCCGACGAGCTGGATCGAGCGGCGGGTGGTGTCTTGGGAGATGCCGACGGGGCGGAGATCGAGTGTAAGTGCCACGAATGCACCATCAGGGGTAGGTGGCTATCTTGACCATGACCAATCT
Proteins encoded in this region:
- a CDS encoding Clp protease N-terminal domain-containing protein; this encodes MFERFTTELREVVIGAQRVASDEAASNVDPLHLLTSLARHTGVLTTLGCPADELADDLRRVRRRGGMSDADVEALSGFGIDVEHIVERVEQTHGPGALTGGQRGGRGHRPFTQEAKKLLEKSLREAIDVGDKRIEAEHLLLALTAVPGPAADVLAQRGIGYLAVRRLLEQRAAS
- the yczE gene encoding membrane protein YczE, translated to MALTLDLRPVGISQDTTRRSIQLVGGLALYGASMAMLTRSGLGLDPWDVLHEGLMKITGLSFGTVTAIASVLVLLLWIPLRQRPGIGTAANIVVISLTVDLVRIFLPDQHVLGWQIVNLVAGVVLNGLAAAIYVGARLGPGPRDGLMTGLAARTGRSIRLVRTLIEITVLAAGWLLGGTVGVGTILYALAIGPLTQAFLPYVVWRERARS